In the Hordeum vulgare subsp. vulgare chromosome 7H, MorexV3_pseudomolecules_assembly, whole genome shotgun sequence genome, one interval contains:
- the LOC123408011 gene encoding uncharacterized membrane protein At1g75140-like, giving the protein MAHRAPAPLLLLLFLLVAVAASGEEGAGSAGEVVEGEAEAGAGMLERHAAQLARLEEVAESLARSVRALEAALARSAGPGPPSPPSQTHRQPEQQQGAAVSDAVAEEAPGGGAGGRRAPQGVAVTKRRPLWSERFVFAAAVRLGDGAHAAAQAALPYEDADGLTKYFAVGDSLGRVFVFSAAGDALLELGVPPPGDAASPVTALLAYLSPRRADCLLFAGHADGSIAAHRLTESSPHGDDWLTLAAASSRLLVRGLDGAPVLHLEAHHAGRSRYVLSCDAGRRIRVFTENGTLYGTAIASSTPLAFVKQRLLFLTEAGAASLDLRSMTVRETPCEGLAEALNGSRPRSYSFDPSERFKAYGFTDAGDLVHVLLMGDVANLKCRVRAVKKAEVDSPVAIQTIKGYLLVASQDKIMVYNTSSQYYGRVGAPRPLFTTAIRDIKAVFAGSSAVMSAAPAGKPLIAADREKLVILGLGDGYIAIYRSNFPVYKPESNAVVWSGPALLFLLFLIGIWQVYVKKKDSLGWTPEETFNTSVTAPTGSILNHPASERAFADSTTRAADRSYVDGTTRASDRSYVDATARSTDRGYAEATRAVDLRGGALRSAPRRYVSPTRYAGAAGIPYRPVSSEPGLRGATPELKYRGPGMEPPGFPKKRETLYSNNQAVVDDHGE; this is encoded by the coding sequence ATGGCCCACCGCGCCCCCGCCCCgctgctgctcctcctcttcctgctcgtcgccgtcgccgcgtcGGGGGAGGAGGGTGCTGGGTCGGcgggggaggtggtcgagggggagGCGGAGGCGGGGGCGGGGATGCTGGAGCGGCACGCGGCGCAGCTCGCGCGGCTGGAGGAGGTCGCGGAGTCGCTGGCCAGGTCCGTGCGCGCGCTGGAGGCCGCGCTCGCCAGATCCGCCGGGCCGGGGCCGCCCTCGCCGCCGTCGCAGACGCATCGGCAGCCGGAGCAGCAGCAGGGGGCGGCGGTCTCCGACGCCGTGGCGGAGGAGGCGCCGGGCGGGGGCGCAGGGGGGCGGCGGGCCCCGCAGGGCGTGGCGGTGACAAAGCGCCGGCCTTTGTGGTCCGAGCGGTTCGTGTTCGCGGCGGCCGTGCGGCTCGGGGACGGCGCGCACGCGGCCGCCCAGGCGGCCCTGCCCTACGAGGACGCCGACGGGCTCACCAAGTACTTCGCCGTCGGCGACTCCCTCGGCCGCGTCTTCGTCTTCTCCGCCGCCGGCGACGCGCTGCTCGAGCTCGGCGTGCCGCCCCCCGGCGACGCCGCCTCCCCGGTGACCGCCCTGCTCGCGTACCTCTCCCCGCGCCGCGCCGACTGCCTGCTCTTCGCGGGCCACGCCGACGGCTCCATCGCCGCGCACCGGCTCACCGAGTCGTCCCCGCACGGCGACGACTGGCTCACCctcgccgcggcctcctcccgACTCCTCGTCCGCGGCCTCGACGGCGCCCCCGTGCTCCACCTCGAGGCGCACCACGCCGGCCGGTCACGCTACGTGCTCTCCTGCGACGCCGGCCGCCGCATCCGCGTCTTCACCGAGAACGGCACCCTCTACGGCACCGCCATCGCCTCCTCCACGCCGCTCGCCTTCGTCAAGCAgcgcctcctcttcctcaccgAGGCCGGCGCCGCCTCCCTCGACCTCCGCTCCATGACCGTCCGGGAGACGCCCTGCGAGGGCCTCGCCGAGGCGCTCAACGGCTCCCGCCCCAGGTCCTACTCCTTCGACCCTTCCGAGCGCTTCAAGGCCTACGGCTTCACCGACGCCGGCGACCTCGTGCACGTCCTGCTGATGGGCGACGTTGCCAACCTCAAGTGCCGTGTCCGGGCTGTCAAGAAGGCGGAGGTCGACAGCCCTGTCGCGATACAGACCATCAAAGGCTACCTCCTGGTGGCCAGCCAGGACAAGATCATGGTGTACAACACCTCGTCTCAGTACTATGGGAGGGTCGGGGCGCCCCGGCCGCTGTTCACCACAGCCATTCGGGACATCAAGGCTGTGTTTGCGGGTTCTAGCGCAGTGATGTCTGCCGCACCAGCTGGGAAGCCTCTTATTGCCGCGGACCGTGAGAAGCTCGTCATCTTGGGGCTCGGGGACGGTTACATCGCCATCTATAGGTCCAACTTCCCGGTATACAAGCCAGAGAGCAATGCTGTTGTGTGGAGTGGCCCGGCCCTGCTCTTCCTCCTGTTCTTGATTGGCATCTGGCAAGTATATGTGAAGAAGAAGGATTCACTGGGGTGGACACCAGAGGAGACGTTTAACACCTCGGTCACAGCTCCTACAGGGAGCATTCTGAATCATCCAGCCAGTGAACGAGCATTTGCAGACAGCACGACAAGAGCTGCTGATCGAAGCTATGTGGACGGCACGACAAGAGCCAGCGACAGAAGCTATGTGGATGCCACTGCAAGGTCTACTGACCGAGGCTATGCTGAGGCTACCAGGGCTGTGGACCTACGTGGCGGGGCGTTGAGAAGTGCTCCAAGAAGGTATGTGTCCCCTACCAGGTATGCAGGGGCAGCCGGAATTCCGTATCGACCTGTTTCGTCCGAGCCTGGGCTTAGAGGTGCCACTCCAGAACTGAAGTACCGAGGCCCAGGTATGGAGCCCCCTGGTTTCCCTAAGAAAAGGGAGACATTGTACTCGAACAACCAAGCCGTAGTAGATGATCACGGTGAATGA
- the LOC123413311 gene encoding phosphoglucan, water dikinase, chloroplastic — MTTPMASLDPSLATAARPRLAAPPPPPSAAGAGALRRGAVLQRGRQRRGRFSCRAGPAASEITKEKNRADPSKSGSVLLRVCLEHQVKYGEHVCIIGSTKELGAWKQHVELDWTADGWVCQLELPGEAAAEFKFVIVSKGGKEKTWEGGNNRAIELPKGGTLDIVCNWDRTEEPLGLSGTPKADRAAKSVVPQTAGDVSVADLAPETGSSTFGGQWQGSEAVFMRSNEHRNKSSDRMWDTAGLGGMALKLVEGDKSSKNWWQKLDLVRRLVSEPVDDQSSRLEALICSAIYLKWIYTGQISCSEDGGHYRPNKHAEISRQIFREIEKMYYRKGISPEDVLVIRKIHPCLPSFKSEFTATVPLTRIRDIAHRNDIPHELKQEIKHTIQNKLHRSAGPEDLVATEAMLTRITKNPGEYNDAFVEQFKIFYSELKDFFNAGSLFEQLESIKESLNDSGLEALSSFVKTKQSLDQADAANIQVVMKTLQSLSSLRSVLMKGLESGLRNDATDAGVAMRQKWRLCEIGLEDYSFVLLSRYINGLEASGGSASLAQCVAGNTSVWDDTLDALIIGVNQVSFSGWKPEECIAIGNELLFWKKEGLCESEGSEDGKYIWALRLKATLDRARRLTEEYSEALLSVFPENVKVLGNALGIPENSVRTYTEAEIRAGVIFQVSKLCTVLLKAVRVVIGSSGWDVLVPGVAHGALIQVERIIPGSLPSSIKGPVVLLVNKADGDEEVKAAGDNIVGVILLQELPHLSHLGVRARQEQVVFVTCEDDDKIADMRLLEGKHVRLGASSSDVELSVSDGNASDISSEPSIIQKPSNLFSSPLATDDLSNVSEPKSYTSGENGSSSVLELAEASVESSGAKAKACGTLSVLASLSNKVYNDQGIPAAFKVPSGAVLPFGSMEDALKKSGSLESFTSLLDKIETAEIENGELDTLSSELQATVSLLSPTEDAIKSLKTIFPQDGRLIVRSSANVEDLAGMSAAGLYESIPNVSLSDPTNFGSAVARVWASLYTRRAILSRRVAGVPQRDAKMAVLVQEMLEPELSFVLHTVSPSDHDTRVVEAEVAPGLGETLAAGTRGTPWRLSCDKFDTDVATLAFANFSEEMRVLGSGPADGEVVRLTVDYSTKLLSVDRTFRQKFGQRLAAVGQYLEQRFGSAQDVEGCMVGEDIYIVQSRPQPL; from the exons ATGACGACGCCCATGGCCTCGCTCGACCCCTCGCTCGCCACCGCCGCCAGGCCGCgcctcgccgccccgccgccgccgccctccgccgcgggcgcgGGCGCGCTGCGTCGCGGCGCCGTCCTCCAGCGGGGACGGCAGCGGCGCGGCAGGTTCTCGTGCCGCGCGGGACCCGCCGCCTCGGAGAT AACAAAGGAGAAAAACAGAGCAGACCCTTCAAAGTCGGGTTCGGTGCTGCTCCGGGTTTGTCTAGAGCACCAGGTTAAGTATGGCGAGCATGTTTGTATTATAGGTTCGACAAAGGAGCTTGGGGCATGGAAGCAACACGTCGAGCTGGATTGGACAGCGGATGGCTGGGTCTGCCAGCTTGAGCTCCCTGGCGAAGCAGCTGCGGAGTTCAAGTTTGTGATTGTCTCAAAAGGAGGAAAGGAGAAAACATGGGAGGGTGGTAACAACCGTGCTATCGAGCTGCCAAAAGGTGGTACACTTGATATAGTATGCAACTGGGATAGGACAGAAGAGCCCTTAGGTCTTTCGGGAACACCAAAGGCTGATAGAGCAGCTAAATCTGTTGTGCCACAAACGGCTGGAGATGTTTCAGTCGCCGATTTAGCACCGGAGACTGGCTCGAGCACATTTGGTGGGCAATGGCAAGGTAGCGAAGCTGTTTTCATGAGGTCAAATGAGCATCGGAATAAGTCGAGTGACAGGATGTGGGATACAGCTGGGCTTGGTGGAATGGCACTGAAATTGGTCGAGGGTGATAAATCGTCTAAGAACTGGTGGCAGAAG TTAGATCTTGTTCGCCGGCTTGTGTCAGAACCTGTTGATGACCAAAGTAGTAGATTGGAGGCTCTTATATGCTCTGCTATTTATTTAAAG TGGATTTATACAGGTCAGATATCTTGTTCCGAAGATGGTGGTCATTACCGACCCAACAAACATGCTGAGATATCAAGGCAAATTTTCCGTGAAATTGAGAAGATGTACTACAGAAAAGGCATATCACCTGAG GATGTGCTTGTGATTCGCAAAATTCATCCTTGTTTACCTTCATTTAAGTCGGAGTTTACTGCTACTGTCCCTCTGACACGAATTCGTGACATTGCTCATCGCAATGACATCCCACATGAGCTCAAG CAAGAAATCAAGCATACCATACAAAACAAGCTTCACCGAAGTGCTGGCCCTGAGGATCTCGTTGCTACAGAAGCCATGCTTACTAGGATTACAAAGAATCCTGGAGAATACAATGACGCTTTTGTTGAACAATTCAAAATATTTTATAGCGAACTAAAAGACTTCTTTAATGCCGGCAG CCTGTTTGAACAACTGGAATCCATCAAGGAATCTTTGAATGATTCTGGCTTAGAAGCACTGTCATCATTTGTCAAAACCAAACAG AGTTTGGACCAAGCGGATGCTGCGAACATTCAAGTTGTGATGAAGACCTTGCAGTCATTGTCTTCATTGAGATCAGTTCTAATGAAGGGCCTTGAAAGTGGCCTTAGAAATGACGCGACTGATGCCGGTGTAGCAATGCGACAAAAG TGGCGCCTTTGTGAGATTGGTCTTGAGGATTATTCTTTTGTTTTGTTAAGCAG ATATATCAATGGTCTTGAAGCTTCAGGTGGATCAGCTTCACTTGCACAATGTGTGGCTGGAAATACAAGTGTATGGGACGACACCCTTGATGCCCTTATTATTGGCGTCAATCAAGTTAGCTTTTCAGGTTGGAAGCCAGAGGAATGCATTGCTATAGGGAATGAGCTTCTTTTTTGGAAGAAGGAAGGTCTATGTGAAAGTGAAG GCAGTGAAGATGGCAAGTATATTTGGGCACTAAGACTTAAAGCTACACTTGATAGAGCAAGGAGATTAACGGAAGAGTATTCTGAAGCACTTCTTTCTGTATTCCCTGAAAATGTCAAG GTCCTTGGGAATGCCCTTGGAATACCAGAGAACAGTGTGAGAACTTACACCGAGGCTGAAATTCGTGCTGG TGTTATTTTTCAGGTCTCCAAACTTTGCACTGTACTTTTGAAAGCTGTTCGAGTAGTAATTGGATCGTCTGGCTGGGATGTTCTTGTTCCTGGAGTAGCCCATGGAGCTCTGATACAG GTAGAAAGAATCATTCCTGGATCATTGCCTTCATCCATCAAAGGACCTGTGGTTCTACTTGTAAATAAGGCTGATGGAGATGAAGAG GTCAAAGCTGCTGGCGATAATATAGTGGGTGTTATTCTTCTGCAAGAGTTACCTCACCTATCACATCTTGGTGTTAGAGCTCGTCAA GAGCAAGTTGTATTTGTAACTTGTGAAGATGATGACAAAATTGCAGATATGAGGTTGCTTGAGGGAAAACATGTCAG GTTGGGAGCATCATCCAGTGATGTTGAGTTGTCAGTTTCTGATGGAAATGCCAGCGACATATCTTCAGAGCCATCCATTATACAGAAACCATCAAATTTGTTCTCTTCACCACTGGCTACGGACGACTTGTCGAACGTGTCTGAG CCCAAAAGCTATACTTCAGGAGAAAATGGTAGTTCCAGTGTTCTGGAGCTTGCAGAAGCATCAGTTGAATCATCTGGTGCTAAAGCTAAAGCTTGTGGAACTCTTTCTGTGCTGGCCTCACTGTCAAATAAAG TCTACAACGATCAAGGAATTCCAGCGGCATTCAAAGTTCCTTCTGGGGCTGTGCTTCCATTTGGATCAATGGAGGATGCGCTCAAGAAAAGTGGATCACTTGAATCGTTTACAAGCCTTCTAGACAAGATTGAGACAGCTGAAATCGAAAATGGCGAACTTGACACCCTATCATCCGAGCTACAAGCAACAGTCTCACTGCTTTCACCAACCGAAGATGCCATCAAGTCTCTGAAAACAATCTTCCCTCAGGATGGCCGGCTTATCGTCAGGTCCAGCGCTAATGTGGAGGACCTGGCCGGGATGTCAGCTGCGGGGCTTTACGAGTCCATCCCCAATGTGAGCCTCTCGGACCCAACCAACTTCGGGTCTGCAGTAGCGCGGGTCTGGGCCTCGCTGTACACTCGGAGGGCCATCCTCAGCCGCCGGGTGGCTGGCGTGCCCCAGAGGGACGCCAAGATGGCTGTCCTGGTGCAGGAGATGCTGGAGCCAGAGCTATCCTTCGTGCTCCACACGGTCAGCCCCTCGGACCACGACACCAGGGTCGTCGAGGCTGAGGTTGCCCCGGGGCTGGGCGAGACCCTTGCCGCTGGCACCCGCGGCACCCCGTGGCGTCTCTCCTGCGACAAGTTCGACACCGACGTCGCCACCCTGGCCTTCGCCAACTTCAGTGAGGAGATGCGGGTGCTCGGCTCGGGCCCCGCCGACGGCGAGGTGGTGAGGCTCACTGTCGACTACAGCACGAAGCTGCTCTCCGTCGACAGGACCTTCAGGCAGAAGTTCGGTCAGCGGCTGGCCGCCGTGGGGCAGTACCTGGAGCAGAGGTTCGGGAGCGCCCAGGACGTGGAGGGCTGCATGGTCGGGGAAGACATCTACATAGTGCAGAGCAGGCCACAGCCGCTGTAG